One genomic window of Cryptomeria japonica unplaced genomic scaffold, Sugi_1.0 HiC_scaffold_193, whole genome shotgun sequence includes the following:
- the LOC131868037 gene encoding aspartic proteinase nepenthesin-1-like, whose translation MERSKLLGFVVLICFTIPTISCSSDRLFSGWPKSSSDENVKIRVNMTRRSERELGFSERLGLAVDRSKKRMKKIEALIRGQLDAETPVEVGDGEFLMSVALGTPSVSFEAIVDTGSDLIWTQCKPCKDCFSQPTPIFDPSKSPTFSTIPCGDSLCDALGSTQTGCNPDCTFMYQYGDGSFTSGDLAYETLSIGSSKVKGIAFGCGHDNEGQGFSQGGGLVGLGRGGLSLISQLGSKAENMFSYCLLPITDSSSQTSPLFFGEGASLSGGAKTLPLIKSSIIPTFWYIPITGITLNGKALDIPPGTFDLQSDGSGGMIIDSGTTVTILDQAAYSPLKEAIQSAIDLTPVDGSSTGLDLCYHTSSAHLTLPTLVFNFKGGVDYELPADNFFIQASENLLCLAMLGEPSGNPSIFGNIQQQNFHILYNNAQNTLSFKPTKCDSL comes from the coding sequence atggagCGTTCAAAGCTGTTGGGTTTTGTGGTCTTGATATGCTTTACTATTCCAACGATATCATGTTCTTCGGACAGACTGTTTAGTGGTTGGCCGAAGTCTAGCAGcgatgaaaatgtaaaaataaggGTGAATATGACGCGCAGATCAGAGAGAGAGTTGGGTTTTTCTGAGAGATTGGGTTTGGCTGTGGATCGAAGTAAGAAGCGAATGAAGAAGATAGAGGCATTGATAAGAGGGCAATTAGACGCTGAAACGCCCGTTGAAGTAGGGGATGGAGAATTTCTGATGAGCGTTGCACTGGGAACGCCCTCTGTGAGCTTCGAAGCGATTGTGGACACGGGGAGCGATCTGATTTGGACTCAGTGCAAGCCTTGCAAGGACTGCTTCTCTCAGCCTACGCCAATCTTCGACCCCTCCAAGTCCCCCACATTTTCCACAATTCCCTGCGGTGATTCTCTTTGTGACGCCTTGGGGAGTACGCAAACCGGATGCAATCCAGATTGTACCTTTATGTATCAGTATGGCGATGGTTCCTTCACCAGCGGCGACCTGGCTTACGAGACATTGTCAATTGGGAGCAGCAAGGTTAAAGGCATTGcatttggatgcgggcatgacaacGAAGGACAAGGATTCTCTCAGGGTGGTGGCCTTGTGGGACTGGGAAGAGGTGGTCTCTCCCTTATCTCACAGCTGGGTTCCAAAGCAGAGAACATGTTCTCTTACTGTCTTTTGCCCATCACCGACTCTTCTTCACAAACCAGCCCCCTCTTTTTCGGCGAGGGTGCTTCCTTGAGCGGAGGAGCCAAGACTCTCCCACTCATCAAGAGCAGTATCATTCCCACTTTCTGGTACATTCCTATTACAGGAATcaccctcaatggtaaggcactagATATTCCTCCTGGAACTTTCGATCTGCAATCGGACGGCAGCGGAGGTATGATCATCGACTCCGGAACCACTGTTACCATCCTGGACCAGGCTGCCTACTCTCCTCTTAAGGAAGCAATTCAGTCCGCCATTGATCTCACTCCTGTAGACGGCTCTTCTACAGGTTTGGATCTTTGTTACCACACATCATCCGCTCACCTCACCTTGCCAACCCTCGTCTTCAACTTCAAAGGCGGCGTGGATTACGAGCTTCCGGCAGACAACTTTTTCATTCAGGCATCTGAAAATCTCTTGTGCCTGGCAATGTTGGGTGAACCATCGGGGAATCCTTCCATCTTCGGAAACATACAGCAGCAAAACTTCCATATCCTTTACAACAATGCTCAGAACACGCTCTCTTTCAAGCCCACTAAGTGTGATTCTCTTTaa
- the LOC131868036 gene encoding aspartic proteinase nepenthesin-1-like: MERSKLLGFVVLICFTIPTISCSSDRLFSGWPKSSSDENVKIRVNMTRRSERELGFSERLGLAVDRSKKRMKKIEALIRGQLDAETPVEVGDGEFLMSVALGTPSVSFEAIVDTGSDLIWTQCKPCKDCFSQPTPIFDPSKSPTFSTIPCGDSLCDALGSTQTGCNPDCTFMYQYGDGSFTSGDLAYETLSIGSSKVKGIAFGCGHDNEGQGFSQGGGLVGLGRGGLSLISQLGSKAENMFSYCLLPITDSSSQTSPLFFGEGASLSGGAKTLPLIKSSIIPTFWYIPITGITLNGKALDIPPGTFDLQSDGSGGMIIDSGTTVTILDQAAYSPLKEAIQSAIDLIPVDGSSTGLDLCYHTSSAHLTLPTLVFNFKGGVDYELPADNFFIQASENLLCLAMLGEPSGNPSIFGNIQQQNFHILYNNAQNTLSFKPTKCDSL, translated from the coding sequence atggagCGTTCAAAGCTGTTGGGTTTTGTGGTCTTGATATGCTTTACTATTCCAACGATATCATGTTCTTCGGACAGACTGTTTAGTGGTTGGCCGAAGTCTAGCAGcgatgaaaatgtaaaaataaggGTGAATATGACGCGCAGATCAGAGAGAGAGTTGGGTTTTTCTGAGAGATTGGGTTTGGCTGTGGATCGAAGTAAGAAGCGAATGAAGAAGATAGAGGCATTGATAAGAGGGCAATTAGACGCTGAAACGCCCGTTGAAGTAGGGGATGGAGAATTTCTGATGAGCGTTGCACTGGGAACGCCCTCTGTGAGCTTCGAAGCGATTGTGGACACGGGGAGCGATCTGATTTGGACTCAGTGCAAGCCTTGCAAGGACTGCTTCTCTCAGCCTACGCCAATCTTCGACCCCTCCAAGTCCCCCACATTTTCCACAATTCCCTGCGGTGATTCTCTTTGTGACGCCTTGGGGAGTACGCAAACCGGATGCAATCCAGATTGTACCTTTATGTATCAGTATGGCGATGGTTCCTTCACCAGCGGCGACCTGGCTTACGAGACATTGTCAATTGGGAGCAGCAAGGTTAAAGGCATTGcatttggatgcgggcatgacaacGAAGGACAAGGATTCTCTCAGGGTGGTGGCCTTGTGGGACTGGGAAGAGGTGGTCTCTCCCTTATCTCACAGCTGGGTTCCAAAGCAGAGAACATGTTCTCTTACTGTCTTTTGCCCATCACCGACTCTTCTTCACAAACCAGCCCCCTCTTTTTCGGCGAGGGTGCTTCCTTGAGCGGAGGAGCCAAGACTCTCCCACTCATCAAGAGCAGTATCATTCCCACTTTCTGGTACATTCCTATTACAGGAATcaccctcaatggtaaggcactagATATTCCTCCTGGAACTTTCGATCTGCAATCGGACGGCAGCGGAGGTATGATCATCGACTCCGGAACCACTGTTACCATCCTGGACCAGGCTGCCTACTCTCCTCTTAAGGAAGCAATTCAGTCCGCCATTGATCTCATTCCTGTAGACGGCTCTTCTACAGGTTTGGATCTTTGTTACCACACATCATCCGCTCACCTCACCTTGCCAACCCTCGTCTTCAACTTCAAAGGCGGCGTGGATTACGAGCTTCCGGCAGACAACTTTTTCATTCAGGCATCTGAAAATCTCTTGTGCCTGGCAATGTTGGGTGAACCATCGGGGAATCCTTCCATCTTCGGAAACATACAGCAGCAAAACTTCCATATCCTTTACAACAATGCTCAGAACACGCTCTCTTTCAAGCCCACTAAGTGTGATTCTCTTTaa